One window of Paludibacter propionicigenes WB4 genomic DNA carries:
- a CDS encoding glycosyltransferase family 2 protein gives MKLSILIPTYNRSIFLLKNLELLSEYIVNGSLQNEIEIIVSNNNSNDNTHEVITQFRNEQKEIRLKYFLQKENIGLEKNALFTLKNATGKFVMYLGDDDYIEQDYLMQSLDYLNNHPETYCVIPSFISIDVNGNYLAEGRDNKLENSHWKAGFNNCVRNSWRGHQLSGLIMNRDGLLDSYIERKLGNIYPFIYFVAYSCLNGDTFHFTKLPVKITQPGQENKNWNYGKDGLINEIFDNYLKLPISNLERTILQLDIYKKQSWRLWMYHKINNKELLKAFFYIWFSKNSTNIFKFFFPIEVAVLFTSEKIKRIIK, from the coding sequence ATGAAATTATCAATACTAATACCTACATATAATAGATCAATATTTCTTTTAAAGAATTTAGAATTGTTATCTGAATATATTGTCAATGGGAGTTTACAAAATGAAATTGAAATTATTGTTTCAAATAACAATTCAAACGACAATACGCATGAAGTTATAACTCAATTTAGAAATGAACAAAAAGAAATTCGGCTGAAATACTTTTTACAGAAAGAAAACATCGGTCTAGAAAAAAATGCGCTATTTACATTAAAGAATGCAACGGGGAAATTTGTAATGTATTTAGGCGATGATGACTATATAGAACAAGATTATTTAATGCAATCATTGGATTATTTAAATAATCATCCTGAAACATATTGTGTTATTCCAAGTTTTATTTCGATAGATGTTAACGGCAATTATTTAGCTGAAGGAAGGGACAATAAATTAGAAAACAGTCATTGGAAAGCAGGATTTAATAATTGCGTTCGTAATTCATGGAGAGGTCATCAATTAAGTGGTTTGATCATGAATAGAGATGGATTGTTAGATTCCTACATCGAAAGGAAACTTGGAAATATCTACCCATTTATTTATTTTGTGGCGTATTCGTGTTTAAATGGAGATACTTTTCATTTTACAAAACTTCCAGTAAAAATTACGCAGCCAGGACAAGAAAATAAAAACTGGAATTACGGAAAAGATGGTTTGATTAACGAGATTTTTGATAACTATTTAAAATTGCCAATAAGCAATTTAGAAAGAACAATTTTGCAACTTGATATTTATAAGAAACAGTCATGGAGGTTGTGGATGTATCATAAAATAAACAATAAAGAGTTATTAAAGGCTTTTTTTTATATTTGGTTTTCAAAAAACTCAACTAATATTTTTAAATTTTTTTTCCCTATTGAGGTCGCAGTCTTATTCACTTCAGAAAAAATAAAACGAATAATAAAGTAA
- a CDS encoding ferredoxin--NADP reductase, whose amino-acid sequence MGTISKATVLSVKEHGSEIREYTLQLGKNHYFEAGLFLQLTLENKEDYTRWPESRNFSIASAFKEDGTIKLIIRKVGVYTSRIFDELIVGSTCTVKYAFGDFLLPFFEKKKPICCIAGGTGIAPILSFCEQLVRDNYTDRLHVFYSFKNEEEMQGVDMLKSIVPKAQLHLFCTRQEMAELPNRRIEWRDIQTSNVDVTDSHFYICGGETFTSYFAKNLSAAGAENIYTDEW is encoded by the coding sequence ATGGGCACAATAAGCAAAGCGACTGTTCTTAGTGTAAAAGAACATGGGAGTGAGATTCGTGAATATACGCTTCAATTAGGAAAAAATCATTATTTCGAAGCCGGTTTGTTTTTGCAACTGACCCTTGAAAATAAAGAAGACTATACTCGTTGGCCTGAATCACGTAATTTTAGTATTGCATCGGCATTTAAAGAAGACGGAACTATAAAATTGATTATTCGTAAAGTAGGTGTATACACTTCACGCATATTCGATGAACTTATCGTTGGAAGTACCTGTACTGTAAAATATGCCTTTGGTGACTTTTTATTGCCTTTCTTTGAAAAAAAAAAACCGATTTGCTGCATTGCCGGTGGAACAGGGATAGCACCCATTCTTAGTTTTTGCGAACAGTTGGTGCGTGATAACTATACCGATCGTTTACATGTCTTCTATTCGTTTAAAAACGAGGAGGAAATGCAAGGAGTCGATATGTTGAAATCTATCGTACCAAAAGCACAATTGCATTTATTCTGTACCCGTCAGGAAATGGCTGAATTGCCAAATAGAAGAATTGAATGGAGAGATATTCAGACCTCTAATGTTGATGTAACAGATTCGCATTTTTATATTTGCGGAGGTGAAACATTTACATCTTACTTTGCAAAGAATTTGAGTGCAGCTGGAGCAGAGAATATCTATACAGATGAATGGTAA
- a CDS encoding LPS biosynthesis protein: MSTVQQQTTANNDEISLKELLQKAKEWWQYLLTKWLIILVFGLGGAVIGLITSLLTPPKYTAKLSFALVEKSAGGGGLADLASSFGLSSMLGGGSSGAFSGDNLLEIMQSPHTIQQTLLSPVVYQGKKQNLVEVYIQFNELRDKWKKKDNKELQILSFPIGQKRETFTRTQDSVLNSIYDKLIKSNALTIARKDKKLSFVNVNFTSKDEVFSKLFEEKLMEVTYGFYKETRTAQSRANINMMQAKADSIRRLYESSLYRSAGYSQVNINQALAFAAVPKIKQENNSQLYATVYTEVLKNLETLKLDLARETPIVQIIDTPRFPLEKERLGKAKAMATGGILGGFLIVFYLLGAMFLKNALEE; the protein is encoded by the coding sequence ATGAGCACAGTTCAACAACAGACTACAGCGAATAACGACGAAATATCGCTGAAAGAATTGCTACAAAAAGCGAAAGAGTGGTGGCAGTACTTACTGACCAAATGGTTGATTATTCTGGTTTTCGGACTGGGAGGAGCTGTTATTGGTTTGATAACTTCGCTGCTTACTCCTCCTAAATATACCGCAAAACTCTCTTTTGCCTTGGTCGAAAAAAGTGCAGGAGGTGGTGGATTGGCAGATTTGGCGTCATCCTTTGGGTTAAGCAGCATGCTGGGCGGCGGTAGCAGTGGTGCTTTTAGCGGTGATAATTTGTTGGAAATTATGCAGTCGCCTCATACCATACAGCAAACGCTTTTATCGCCTGTAGTATATCAGGGGAAAAAGCAAAATCTGGTAGAAGTCTATATTCAGTTTAATGAACTGCGGGATAAATGGAAGAAGAAAGACAACAAAGAGTTACAAATACTCAGTTTCCCAATAGGTCAGAAACGGGAAACTTTTACCCGTACGCAGGATAGTGTTTTGAATAGTATATACGACAAGCTGATAAAATCCAATGCGCTTACTATTGCCCGTAAAGATAAGAAGCTGAGTTTTGTCAATGTCAACTTTACCAGCAAGGACGAGGTTTTCTCCAAATTGTTCGAAGAAAAACTGATGGAGGTCACTTACGGCTTTTACAAAGAAACCCGTACTGCTCAGAGCCGTGCTAATATAAATATGATGCAGGCTAAGGCGGATTCTATCCGCAGGTTGTACGAATCTTCCCTCTACCGAAGTGCAGGTTATTCGCAGGTGAATATTAATCAGGCATTGGCTTTTGCGGCTGTGCCAAAAATTAAACAAGAAAATAATTCACAACTCTACGCCACGGTTTATACCGAAGTATTGAAAAATCTGGAAACTCTGAAGCTGGATCTGGCCCGCGAAACTCCTATCGTACAAATTATCGATACACCCCGTTTTCCGTTGGAAAAGGAAAGGCTTGGGAAAGCCAAAGCCATGGCTACAGGGGGCATATTGGGGGGCTTCCTGATTGTATTCTATTTATTGGGAGCTATGTTTTTGAAGAATGCGTTGGAAGAGTGA
- the rfbH gene encoding lipopolysaccharide biosynthesis protein RfbH yields the protein MKRDEILALVKQYYAEQFVEKSFEPGKSMVPFAGRVFDADELVTLVDASLDFWLTTGRYAEEFEAKFASYMQQKSCILVNSGSSANLVALSTLTSPLLKNKRLKRGDEVLTVAAGFPTTVNPAVQHGLVPVFVDVELDTFNVKVLAIENALSDKTKAIMLAHTLGNTFDLNAVKAIADKHGLFLIEDCCDAVGSTYDGKMVGTFGDMATTSFYPAHHITMGEGGSVLTSNPLLKRIATSMRDWGRDCYCDPGCDNTCGRRFKGQYGDLPVGYDHKYVYSHIGYNLKVTDMQAAVGVAQLKKLPLFVEIRKANFKKLYVGLKQYEEYLMLPEATPNSDPSWFGFPFNVRENDKFTRTKLAEFLEDHKILTRQLFAGNLTKQPAYKDVEYRVSGELTNTDYIMRNTIFIGVYPGIQQVHMDYILYVFDKFFNSIH from the coding sequence ATGAAAAGAGACGAAATACTGGCATTGGTTAAACAATATTATGCCGAACAATTTGTAGAAAAGAGTTTTGAGCCTGGTAAATCAATGGTTCCCTTTGCAGGCCGAGTATTTGATGCGGATGAATTAGTAACACTAGTGGATGCATCGCTCGATTTTTGGCTAACAACCGGACGATATGCCGAAGAATTTGAAGCTAAGTTCGCGAGTTATATGCAACAAAAAAGCTGTATATTGGTTAACTCCGGTTCATCAGCCAATTTAGTAGCACTTTCTACACTAACTTCTCCCTTGTTGAAAAATAAAAGACTTAAACGAGGAGATGAAGTCTTGACGGTAGCTGCTGGTTTTCCTACCACTGTTAACCCTGCTGTGCAACATGGACTGGTGCCTGTATTTGTCGATGTGGAGCTTGATACCTTTAATGTAAAAGTGTTGGCCATCGAAAATGCACTATCCGATAAAACAAAAGCCATTATGTTGGCTCATACTCTGGGAAATACCTTTGATTTGAATGCTGTTAAAGCCATTGCCGATAAACATGGTCTCTTCTTAATCGAAGATTGTTGTGATGCCGTTGGTTCTACCTATGATGGTAAAATGGTGGGAACTTTTGGCGATATGGCTACTACCAGTTTTTATCCGGCTCACCATATAACCATGGGCGAAGGTGGTTCTGTATTAACCAGTAATCCCTTGCTAAAACGTATTGCTACTTCTATGCGAGATTGGGGACGCGATTGCTATTGCGATCCGGGTTGCGATAATACCTGCGGACGACGATTTAAAGGTCAATATGGCGATTTGCCTGTAGGGTACGACCATAAATATGTATACAGCCATATAGGGTATAATTTAAAAGTGACCGATATGCAGGCTGCTGTAGGGGTAGCTCAATTGAAAAAGCTTCCTTTGTTTGTTGAAATCCGTAAAGCAAACTTTAAAAAACTTTATGTCGGTTTAAAACAATACGAAGAGTATTTGATGCTTCCCGAAGCTACTCCCAATTCCGACCCATCCTGGTTTGGATTTCCTTTTAATGTGCGCGAGAATGACAAATTTACCCGTACAAAACTGGCTGAGTTTTTAGAAGACCATAAAATTCTTACCCGCCAGCTATTTGCCGGTAACCTGACTAAACAACCTGCCTACAAAGATGTGGAGTATCGTGTGTCAGGAGAATTAACCAATACCGACTATATCATGCGGAACACTATTTTTATTGGTGTCTATCCGGGTATTCAACAGGTTCACATGGATTATATTTTATATGTATTTGACAAATTCTTTAATTCTATACATTAA
- the rfbF gene encoding glucose-1-phosphate cytidylyltransferase, with protein MKAVILAGGLGTRLSEATNLIPKPMVEIGGKPILWHIMKTYSHYGINEFIICCGYKGYVIKEYFANYFRHNSDLTIDLINNKIEVLDCHAEPWKVTLIDTGLNTQTGGRVKRIQKYVGNEPFLLTYGDGVADLNIRETINLHEASGKLLSVTAYKPSGKFGALDIDHDGKVNSFMEKPAGDGNWINAGYFVCQPEVFDYIPEGDDAVFERLPLENIAKKGEMNAFKHTGFWKPMDTMRDNFELNEMWDKGNAPWKVW; from the coding sequence ATGAAAGCAGTTATTTTAGCAGGTGGACTGGGTACACGGCTCAGTGAAGCCACCAATTTAATACCAAAACCCATGGTTGAAATTGGTGGTAAACCAATTCTTTGGCATATCATGAAGACCTATAGTCATTATGGTATTAATGAGTTTATCATTTGCTGTGGTTATAAGGGCTATGTTATCAAAGAATATTTTGCTAATTATTTTCGGCACAATAGTGACTTGACAATTGATTTAATAAATAACAAAATTGAAGTGTTAGATTGTCATGCTGAACCGTGGAAAGTAACATTGATTGATACAGGTTTGAATACACAAACAGGTGGACGTGTTAAGCGTATTCAGAAATATGTAGGCAATGAACCTTTTTTGCTCACTTATGGTGATGGCGTAGCCGATTTAAATATAAGGGAAACAATAAATTTACACGAAGCCTCAGGCAAATTACTTTCGGTAACAGCTTACAAACCTAGCGGAAAATTTGGAGCATTGGATATTGATCATGATGGAAAAGTAAATTCGTTTATGGAAAAACCGGCGGGAGATGGTAACTGGATTAATGCCGGATACTTTGTTTGCCAACCCGAAGTGTTTGATTATATTCCTGAAGGTGATGATGCTGTTTTTGAACGATTACCACTCGAAAATATAGCAAAAAAAGGAGAAATGAACGCCTTTAAACATACAGGATTCTGGAAACCGATGGATACTATGCGGGATAACTTTGAATTGAACGAAATGTGGGATAAAGGGAATGCTCCCTGGAAAGTTTGGTAA
- a CDS encoding GDP-mannose 4,6-dehydratase has translation MRYLITGGCGFIGSNLAAEVLRRGEELFIFDNLFRFGSSANLEWLRNQGKFKYYPFDIRNNNDVETVIKDVKPDYIFHLSGQVAMTTSIANPRLDFEVNAMGTYNLLDAVRKYSPESVILYSSTNKVYGDFENLTFDETDTRYTCREYPNGFPETISLDFHSPYGCSKGAADQYLLDFHRIYGLKTIVFRHSSMYGSNQHATFDQGWVGWFCQKAIEIQKGIANTPFTISGTGKQVRDVLHGSDVVNLYFAAKDVKDAYGQSFNIGGGIKNSLSLLELFTLLEQVLDIKMNYIQLPWRESDQKVFVADNTKAERLYDWKIMTSAEDGIKKSITWIDNNKQK, from the coding sequence ATGAGATATTTAATTACAGGAGGTTGTGGATTCATAGGTAGTAATTTGGCCGCCGAAGTTTTGCGAAGAGGTGAAGAGTTATTTATTTTTGATAATTTATTCCGTTTTGGTAGTTCTGCTAATCTTGAATGGTTGCGAAATCAAGGTAAATTTAAATATTATCCTTTTGATATTCGCAATAATAATGATGTTGAAACGGTTATAAAAGACGTAAAACCTGATTATATCTTTCATTTATCAGGACAAGTTGCTATGACAACTTCAATTGCTAATCCTCGGTTAGATTTTGAAGTAAATGCAATGGGAACATATAACCTGCTAGATGCAGTACGCAAGTATTCTCCAGAATCCGTAATACTCTATTCATCAACCAATAAAGTCTATGGTGACTTCGAAAATCTTACTTTTGACGAAACAGATACACGTTACACATGTAGAGAATACCCAAATGGTTTTCCAGAAACCATTTCTTTAGATTTTCATTCTCCTTATGGATGTTCTAAAGGCGCTGCTGATCAATACTTACTTGACTTTCATCGTATTTATGGTTTAAAAACTATTGTATTTCGTCATTCATCTATGTATGGAAGTAATCAACATGCTACTTTTGATCAAGGTTGGGTGGGCTGGTTTTGTCAAAAAGCCATTGAAATCCAAAAAGGAATTGCAAACACTCCATTTACGATATCAGGCACGGGTAAACAAGTACGCGATGTCCTTCACGGATCAGATGTAGTAAACCTTTATTTTGCAGCCAAAGATGTGAAAGACGCATATGGACAATCTTTTAATATTGGTGGTGGAATTAAGAATAGTCTTTCGTTGTTAGAGCTTTTTACTTTACTTGAACAAGTACTCGATATTAAAATGAATTATATACAATTACCTTGGAGAGAAAGCGACCAGAAAGTATTTGTTGCTGATAATACTAAAGCAGAAAGGCTATATGATTGGAAAATAATGACATCTGCTGAAGATGGAATTAAAAAAAGTATTACGTGGATTGACAATAATAAACAGAAATAA
- a CDS encoding NAD-dependent epimerase/dehydratase family protein yields the protein METIFLIGGSGFIGKNLAVYLSKEYNVCIYDKFIDYLFFENYPQISTFQMDLVEEQIPIEVNAPEYIINLASIVTAERDLSLFDGLISSNLKILLNLYNRFKEKKLKLFVQFGSSEEYGSENSPFNEIMRENPSSPYALVKQLTTNTAMMLNHNYSFPIMVVRPGNLFGPFQHKSKFIPYVIDCMKNNLPLNVSPCEQKRDFIYVEDFAYCIRLLLMNNNECVGEIVNVSSGNSISLKEIIEFSKSELQSTSTINYGAVHYRENEVMDLKCNMDKFERLTKLKIDFNILNRLKELIKK from the coding sequence ATGGAAACGATTTTTTTGATTGGAGGTAGTGGTTTTATAGGAAAGAATTTAGCGGTATATCTTTCTAAGGAATACAATGTATGTATTTACGACAAGTTTATTGATTACTTATTCTTTGAGAATTATCCTCAAATCTCAACGTTCCAAATGGATTTAGTTGAAGAGCAAATCCCTATAGAAGTCAATGCACCTGAGTATATCATTAATTTGGCCTCTATAGTAACAGCAGAGAGAGACTTGTCATTATTTGATGGTCTAATTTCAAGCAACTTAAAAATTTTATTGAATCTATATAACAGATTCAAAGAAAAAAAACTTAAATTATTTGTTCAGTTTGGAAGTTCTGAAGAATATGGTTCTGAGAATTCACCATTTAATGAAATTATGAGGGAAAATCCAAGTTCACCGTATGCTCTTGTTAAACAACTGACAACAAATACGGCTATGATGTTGAACCATAATTACAGTTTTCCTATAATGGTTGTAAGACCGGGAAATTTATTTGGACCATTCCAGCATAAAAGTAAATTTATACCTTATGTGATAGATTGCATGAAAAACAATCTTCCTTTGAACGTATCACCTTGTGAACAAAAACGAGACTTTATTTATGTTGAAGATTTTGCTTATTGTATTCGTTTGCTTTTAATGAATAACAATGAATGTGTAGGTGAGATTGTAAATGTGAGTAGCGGAAATAGTATTTCATTAAAAGAAATAATCGAATTTAGTAAATCTGAATTACAATCAACTTCGACTATTAACTATGGAGCTGTTCATTACCGTGAAAATGAAGTAATGGACTTAAAATGTAATATGGATAAATTTGAACGATTGACTAAACTTAAAATTGATTTTAATATTTTGAACAGGTTAAAAGAGTTAATTAAAAAATAA
- a CDS encoding UDP-glucose dehydrogenase family protein, with amino-acid sequence MKIVIVGTGYVGLVSGTCFAEMGVDVTCVDIDRQKIENLEKGIIPIYEPGLEDMVQRNIKAERLHFTTNLTSVLNDIQVIFSAVGTPPDADGSADLKYVLEVARTIGQNMQQYVLLVTKSTVPVGTASLVRQTIQMELDKRGVYIEFDIASNPEFLKEGDAIKDFMSPDRVVVGVESEKAKELMTKLYRPFLLNNFRVIFMDILSAEMTKYAANAMLATRISFMNDMANLCERVGANVNMVRKGIGTDQRIGGKFLYAGCGYGGSCFPKDVKALIQTADQNGYELRVLKAVEEVNAYQKQVLFHKLEKQFQSDLSGKTISIWGLSFKPNTDDMREAPSLVLIEKLLKAGCKVRVFDPVAMPEAKKIIRTKMAELIPEDSFNMYFANDIYDAVLDSDALMLVTEWKEFRMPTWPVVKKAMTGLLILDGRNIYDENEMNELGFNYQCIG; translated from the coding sequence ATGAAGATAGTAATCGTTGGAACTGGTTATGTTGGTTTAGTTTCGGGAACTTGTTTTGCTGAAATGGGCGTTGATGTGACTTGTGTTGACATTGATAGACAAAAAATTGAGAACCTGGAAAAAGGGATAATACCTATTTATGAACCAGGTCTGGAAGACATGGTTCAACGAAATATAAAAGCAGAAAGATTACATTTTACGACAAATCTGACATCAGTATTAAATGATATTCAGGTAATCTTCAGTGCGGTTGGAACACCACCCGATGCTGATGGTAGCGCAGATTTAAAGTATGTACTTGAAGTGGCTCGCACAATTGGACAAAATATGCAACAATATGTATTGTTGGTAACCAAAAGTACTGTTCCGGTTGGGACGGCATCATTAGTTCGTCAAACCATACAAATGGAACTAGATAAACGGGGAGTTTATATTGAATTCGATATAGCTTCCAATCCGGAATTTCTGAAAGAAGGCGACGCTATTAAAGACTTTATGAGTCCTGATCGAGTAGTTGTTGGTGTGGAAAGTGAAAAGGCTAAAGAGCTAATGACTAAACTATATCGTCCATTTCTCTTAAATAATTTTCGGGTAATATTCATGGATATTCTTTCTGCTGAAATGACTAAATACGCTGCAAATGCCATGTTAGCTACCCGTATAAGTTTTATGAATGACATGGCTAATCTATGTGAAAGGGTAGGGGCAAATGTCAACATGGTACGCAAAGGTATAGGAACCGATCAACGAATTGGTGGTAAATTTTTATATGCAGGTTGCGGTTATGGAGGCTCCTGTTTTCCCAAAGATGTAAAAGCATTAATTCAAACAGCCGATCAAAACGGTTATGAGTTGCGTGTACTTAAAGCGGTAGAAGAAGTAAACGCTTATCAGAAACAAGTATTGTTTCATAAGTTGGAAAAGCAATTTCAGTCAGATTTGAGCGGAAAGACTATCAGTATTTGGGGATTGTCATTTAAGCCAAATACCGATGATATGCGAGAAGCTCCATCACTGGTGCTTATTGAAAAATTACTTAAAGCTGGTTGTAAAGTTCGCGTTTTTGATCCTGTAGCTATGCCTGAGGCAAAGAAGATAATTCGCACTAAAATGGCAGAATTGATTCCTGAAGATTCTTTCAATATGTATTTTGCCAATGACATTTATGATGCGGTTTTAGATTCGGATGCTCTTATGCTCGTAACTGAATGGAAAGAATTCCGAATGCCAACATGGCCTGTTGTGAAAAAAGCAATGACAGGCTTGCTAATACTGGATGGACGGAATATCTACGATGAGAATGAAATGAATGAATTAGGATTTAATTATCAATGCATTGGTTAA
- the rfbG gene encoding CDP-glucose 4,6-dehydratase, protein MSIDIFDNFYRGKRVLITGHTGFKGSWLAIWLHELGAEVIGLALEPFSDRDNFVLSGIGKKIKADLRGDIRDGQNLKDVFQKYQPEIVFHLAAQPLVRLSYDIPVETYEVNVMGSIHVMEAIRITGSVKVAVMITTDKCYENREQLWGYRENEAMGGYDPYSSSKGAAEIAIASWRRSFFHPDKYDSHGKSIASVRAGNVIGGGDWALDRIIPDCIKALEAGKTIDIRSPKAIRPWQHVLEPLSGYMLLAQKMWNEPTKYCEGWNFGPHAESIATVWDVATKVVENYFREPRTKNQEPRLSETNHLSLITNRYLKDLSNPNDLHEAKLLMLDISKAKFQLGWEPRLNINQTVELTVDWYKRYKTEAVNKICLDHIKKFINK, encoded by the coding sequence ATGAGCATCGATATATTTGACAACTTTTACCGTGGTAAACGAGTCTTGATAACTGGGCATACGGGTTTTAAAGGTTCGTGGTTAGCTATATGGTTACATGAGCTTGGAGCTGAAGTAATAGGACTTGCATTAGAACCCTTTAGCGATCGTGATAACTTCGTTTTATCCGGCATAGGAAAAAAAATAAAAGCGGATTTACGAGGTGATATACGGGATGGTCAAAATTTGAAAGATGTTTTTCAGAAATATCAACCGGAAATTGTTTTTCATTTAGCAGCTCAACCTTTGGTACGTCTATCGTATGACATACCGGTTGAAACCTATGAAGTAAACGTAATGGGCAGTATCCATGTTATGGAAGCCATTCGGATAACGGGTAGTGTGAAAGTTGCAGTTATGATTACCACTGATAAATGTTACGAAAACCGTGAGCAACTGTGGGGCTATAGAGAGAATGAAGCTATGGGAGGATATGATCCTTACTCTTCTTCCAAAGGTGCAGCCGAAATAGCAATTGCTTCATGGAGACGCTCGTTCTTTCATCCGGATAAATATGACTCTCACGGTAAGTCTATTGCCAGCGTACGTGCGGGTAATGTTATTGGTGGTGGTGATTGGGCATTGGATCGCATTATTCCCGATTGTATAAAAGCATTAGAAGCTGGTAAAACGATTGATATTCGCAGCCCCAAAGCCATACGCCCATGGCAACATGTGTTGGAACCATTAAGCGGTTATATGCTGTTAGCTCAAAAAATGTGGAATGAACCGACTAAATATTGCGAAGGATGGAATTTTGGACCACATGCCGAATCTATTGCTACGGTATGGGATGTAGCTACCAAAGTCGTGGAAAATTATTTTAGAGAACCAAGAACCAAGAACCAAGAACCAAGACTCTCGGAAACTAATCACTTATCACTTATCACTAATCGCTATTTAAAAGATTTATCGAATCCCAACGACTTACACGAGGCTAAGCTATTGATGCTTGATATTTCCAAAGCAAAATTTCAATTAGGTTGGGAACCAAGGCTAAATATAAATCAGACGGTTGAATTGACAGTAGATTGGTATAAAAGATATAAGACTGAAGCGGTCAATAAGATTTGTTTGGATCATATTAAAAAGTTTATAAACAAATAA